GACAAAtcctgttttttattttttgggaatttatTGTTGTAGCTATGTATAATTGATGAATTAcatccattattattattagagttTCAATCATAAGCCAATTATGTTAGTCCTCCAAGCATTGAAACTTGGGTGCCAGGATTAAGGCATGTCTCAGGATTATAGCTAAGAGAAGAAACTTGATTTGGATGTGTACTGGTGGGTTCTAGCAATTTGGATGAATCTTCGTTAATATAAACCCAATCCTGTCTAGTTGATCGAATTATGTGATTAtgtgagtgtgaattttgaaattatcCTCCTGTGGGATGGTGTCATGTTGCATCTTGTAAGAAGAGATGGGAAGGGTGACCGGgatacttctttttttctcttccttctcaACTCCTTTTTGGTTTTGAATACATATGATAAGGTTTGAACTTGTAATGTCTGATCTATGAAAGtactatttttttcccctttgtgTGTGTAATGAGATCAATTCAATATCAGATTTCTTATTTATCAGCATTTCTTTTTATAGGAGCAAATTATACCCTAAAAAAATGtcatccaaaaaacaaaactccCACTTCATAGTTCATACTGGAATCATTCGGCGTGCTAAAACAATGGCTTGTCGGAATTATATTTCAGATTTGTGATGCTACATATGCCACCTATAAAGGGTCCCACTATTCTATCCACTTCTGTTCTGTGTGTATAATCTATATCTCTTCATTTTGGAGTACTGTGGTTCCCTTTACCAGATACAAAAATAGAAAGACTTTAATAGAAgatagaagaaaagagaaaagggaTGTCGCTGGAGGCGGTTGTTCTCCAccataatttcacaacaatatTATCCATACCAACCTGTAATGCTTTTCCCATCTCAAATATCCAAACCCCAATTGTTCTACAAAGGCCACGGCTTGGTAGTAAGAATATGCTAATGGTATCGGTACCACCTCTAACATCATCTTCAACACGTATGAGATTACGGGTTTCAGCAACATCTCTTTCAGGTTCATTACCACCACCACTCGATCTGACAGAAGACAACATTAGAAAGGTTTTAGTCGATGCTCGTGTCGAGTTGGCTCAGATTTTCGACACTTCTGTTGGCATGACAGGTTAGTTTACTCCATGTGTTTACACTTACACACACTCctctttttttcattaattctAAGATTTGAATAAAGTGTTGAATTTTGTGTTTAGGACAAGTTGAACTTGCGGAGTTAGATGGGCCGTTTGTGAAGATTAGTCTCAAAGGTCGGTTTTGGCACAAACGTAGTACTGTAGTTGCTAGAGTCGGTAATTATCTGAAGCAGAGGATCCCTGTGAGTCATTTCACTTttgattgttttgtttattttataactGAGAAATGTTAGCTGAATTAAATTATTTGCTCTTTTGGTAATAGCATGCGCTTGTTTTTTCTCTCAGGAAATCTTGGAGGTGGATATAGAAGATGAGAAACAGTTGGATGATAGTCCTCAAAACTTTTGAGGTATACTAGcggctacttttttttttttttttttttcagccacATTGTCCTTTTAGAAAATTGTTCTGGCATTTCCATGGATGAGAATGCAAAATGGAAGAGCAATAACATGtagatatttttattaaaacaaaattcgAATAATAATCGTGCATCAATGGATGACTTGTTTTATTGACAGATTAAGaaatgttagaattatggttaaatgactCTTTTTAAAGATGAATGAGgcttttgtttcaataaaaagaaTTACTGATGAAACTCAGTCAACTAGCTGTAGCAAGCTACAGGATACAACACAGAAGATACACTTTATCAGATAAGCCATACATCACAAGGAACACTATCTTACTCTGGCTCTAATGGCTGAGTAAGAAATTCCCCCACAAACTACAACACACTCTATTTTGAACAGAGTTTCATAAATCTCCTTGAAATTCAATTCTACCCTTTATCTCTCATCTAATCTATCTCACAATGCCCTAATTTTCCCACGATAATTATTATTACATTTCTATGCTACCATATATGATAAATGGCAGCCCACACCACAAGTATGCATACAATAGATTTCAAGCTTTTCCCTTTGAGATGATTTTCTCCCCATTCTAATATGTCACCGCAGCAGAATTTGGTATGCTTGATGAGGTACCAATTTATGATAGATCTCTAGGTACTTCTTGAGAATGGGTattcaaaaaacaaatgctCTCTACATCCAACTCTCAGCTTACAGATTGCATATTGGGTCTCTATCTTATTCTTAATACCACACTGCATCAACTAAATTTTAGTGGTAAGCCTATTTCACCAACCAACCAATAATAGAGTGTCTAGCAATTTCTTAGGGAAACCAAAGCATCCTCCACCATTTCACCTCAGGTGTTTAGATCTATTACAATTCTATGCATTTGCACAAGTCTACGTACCAGATTTTCAGGGAACCAGATTGGCTTATCCTCATCTTGCAGTTCAATCAGACACAGTTTACTTTGAATGGTAACAAGATCATCTGACCTAGCATGATTCCAAAACCAATTACTGTTCCTCGGTATACTAGAAATTGTAGCATCATAAGAACTTGCTGCATCATAAATTGCTTTCTAGCCAAACCTGTGGAACATATGTCCTTCAGGGATgtttaaatgattaaaaattcacaatttcctaaAAGCTAAAGCTTTTGagacaattaataatttaacaaaaaggaaaattgaaaatcacaCATAATTTTTAAGCTTAAAAGGCATTGCCAATGTATTGGTGTAATGCAGGAGTTTTGATAGATAGATGTAATTTGACAGCATGTGAAGAAGGAATGCGTACCCAAAGATGGTTGCATGAAGAATAAATGAGAAATAAAcgagttattatatatattttccaccTCTTGTATATGGTAAACTTGTTTAGGGTTCattaattttacaaaaactttTGTTCCCCACTCCTTCAGAAATTTGTCTAGAATGtctgtttgtgtgtgtgtgtgttagagAGATCTGTGGAATTTCTACACAATTTAATAGACGTAGGTAGGGTGTGGCAACCTATAACTTCAATTGTATTAGTTGCCTGTTTTCCATCTGATGGAAACGCTTTAGGATTAGCAGAGGAGAACGTTACAAAGTTTAACTAAGTTTAGCTGTGAACCTGTAAAGGAAGTTTCTTCATTGCAACAGCAACTTCATTCTCTAATGTACGATAAGGCTGTTGCTTATAGAGCCTTGTAATAGCTAGCTGAAggtaaaaaatttgagaaatagttgagccaagagccttgtagctgaatGGCATTGCCCGATCTTCCAAAGTGAAGAATCTTTGcagcttttatttttctatggaTGCTAGAGGAGGAAAGAATGCCAGAGTGCAACTGCTGAAACATATAACAAGTTGTTTATGAGAGAGTTCAGAAAATCAGATGAAGGTGAATCAACTGTAAAATGGACTTAAGGAATGGAATAAGAGGAGGCCAGGAGGGGAAAGTGAATTCTCTTGTATGACTACCAGATATGGCAGTTCGGGAATTTCTAGAGCGTCTCAAAGAAAGGGAGTTCAGGACAAGGAAATTTCTGGCCTGTACAGGCCTTGCCAAAAGGTCTTTGGGTTCTGAGTATGGTGCAGGAGTATTTTTAGAGGAATTTGAGTGTCCTTTTGTGCATTCAAGCATGATTCATGGAGCTTTATGACAGGTTTCCTTATTCTGATGTCATTGGGCAATGGAGGATCACTTGAGAAATGTTCTGATCTTCTCATACAATGGTGCCATGGGAAGGCCTTACATGATGAGCCTTCACTCGGTCTTTCCAGTTCACATTTCTCCAAGTCATTCCTGGTAGTGACTTACTAAAGTGTTCACCGAGCCATTGAACTGAACCCTG
The sequence above is drawn from the Quercus robur chromosome 7, dhQueRobu3.1, whole genome shotgun sequence genome and encodes:
- the LOC126692238 gene encoding uncharacterized protein LOC126692238, whose product is MSLEAVVLHHNFTTILSIPTCNAFPISNIQTPIVLQRPRLGSKNMLMVSVPPLTSSSTRMRLRVSATSLSGSLPPPLDLTEDNIRKVLVDARVELAQIFDTSVGMTGQVELAELDGPFVKISLKGRFWHKRSTVVARVGNYLKQRIPEILEVDIEDEKQLDDSPQNF